The following DNA comes from Mycolicibacterium aromaticivorans JS19b1 = JCM 16368.
GGCCGAGCAGGTTCCAGAGCACTCAGCCCGTGGCTGACCACGACTTCGAGACCGTCTCCTCTGAAACCGCTTATCGCGGAAACATTCTCGCCCTGCGAGTCGATCAAGTCCGGATGCCGGGCGGCAATATCGCCAAGCGCGAGGTCGTCGAGCATTACGGTGCCGTGGCAGTCGTCGCTGTCGACGAAGCCGGCCGGGTGGCGATGATTTACCAATATCGGCACCCGATCGGGCGCCGGCTGTGGGAGTTGCCCGCCGGGCTGCTCGACGAACCGGGGGAGGACCCGACCGAAGCCGCGGCCCGCGAGCTGCGCGAGGAAACCGGCCTGACCGCCGAACGCTGGGACGTGCTCGTCGACTTGATGTCCTCGCCGGGGTTCAGCGACGAGGCGTTGCGCGTGTATCTCGCCCGGATTCTCACCGACGTCGGGCGTCCCGAGGGGCACGACGAAGAAGCCGATATGGAAGTGCACTGGGTCCACATAACCGACGCGGTGCAGCAAGTGCTGTCCGGGGATATCGTGAATTCCACTGCGGTGGCGGGCATTCTGGCCGCGCACGCGGTGATCATCGACGGTAAGCCGACGCGACCCTTCGATGTGCCGTTCCCGGACCGCCCGACTGCCTTCGCCGCGGGGAAGGCCCGCTCATGACGACGTTCTCGGCCGACATCCCGGGTCGCTCCGCTCCTTCCCTCCGAACCGATATCCCGGGTCGCTCCGCTCCTGCCCTCCGAACCGCCTTGGACGATCAGCTTCAGGGCTATCTCGACCACTTGACCATCGAGCGCGGGGTGGCGGCCAACACCATCAGCTCCTACCGGCGCGACCTGCGCCGCTACGTCGAGCATTTGTCGTCGCGCGGCATCGATGACCTGACCAACGTCAGCGAGAACGACGTCAGCGAGTTCCTGGTGGCGCTGCGCCGCGGCGATCCGGACACCGGCGCGACGCCGTTGTCGGCGGTCTCGGCCGCGCGCGCCCTGATTGCGGTGCGCGGCTTTCACCGGTTCGCGGCCGCCGAGGGAATCATCGGCATCGACGTCGCCCGGGCAGTCAAGCCCCCCACGCCCAGCCGTCGGCTCCCCAAGAGCCTCACCCTCGACGAGGTCTTGGCGCTCCTCGAGGGCGCCGGCGGCGACAGCCCGTCGGACGGACCGCTGACGCTACGCAATCGCGCCCTGCTCGAGCTGTTGTATTCCACGGGCGCACGGATCTCGGAGGCTGTCGGCCTCGACGTCGACGACGTCGACACCGAGGCCCGGTCGGTGCTGCTGCGCGGCAAGGGCGGCAAGCAACGCCTGGTGCCTGTCGGCCGCCCGGCGATCGCGGCGCTGGACGCCTACCTGGTGCGCGGCCGTCCGGATCTGGCGCGCCGGGGCCGCGGCACGCCGAAGATCTTCCTCAACGCCCGCGGTGGGCCGCTCTCCCGGCAGAGCGCCTGGCAGGTACTGCAGGACGCCGCCGAACGGGCAGGCATTTCCTCGGCGGTGTCGCCGCACACGCTCCGGCATTCCTTCGCCACCCACCTTCTCGACGGCGGCGCTGACGTCCGCGTGGTGCAGGAACTGCTCGGACACGCCTCGGTCACCACGACGCAGATCTACACGCTGGTCACGGTGCATGCCCTGCGCGAGGTATGGGCCGGCGCACATCCGCGGGCATGATGTCGCGGGTCTGCCTCGTGCGGCGGCGACACACCGTTAGACTTTCGCGGATGTTCGCCACGCCGCCGAAAAGCCTGCTGACGGGGGGCACGGCGTGACCGACGAGGCAGACGAAGCCACACCGATCGGTCTCACCGGCCGCCCGCCCCGCCACATTCCCGAACCACAGCCGCTGACCTCGCACGGGCCGGCCACGGTCATTTCGATGTGCAACCAGAAGGGCGGGGTCGGCAAGACCACCTCGACGATCAACCTGGGGGCGGCGCTGGCCGAGTACGGCCGGCGGGTGCTGCTGGTCGATCTGGATCCGCAGGGCGCGCTGTCGGCGGGCCTGGGCGTGCCGCACTACGAGCTGACCCATACCGTGCACAACCTGATGATCGAGCCGCGGGTGAGCATCGACGAGGTGCTGATCAACACCCGGGTGAAGAACCTGGACCTGGTACCCAGCAACATCGATCTGTCGGCCGCCGAGATCCAGTTGGTGAACGAGGTCGGACGCGAGCAGACCCTGGCCCGCGCGCTGCACCCCGTACTCGATCGCTACGACTACGTCCTGATCGACTGCCAGCCGTCGCTGGGCCTGCTCACTGTCAACGCGCTGGCCTGCTCCGACGCGGTGGTCATCCCGACCGAATGCGAATACTTCTCGCTGCGCGGGCTGGCACTGCTCACCGACACCGTCGACAAGGTGCGTGAGCGGCTCAATCCGCGGTTGACGATCAGCGGCATCCTGATCACCCGGTTCGACAACCGCACCGTCAACGCCCGTGAGGTGATGGCGCGGGTGCTGGAGCGCTTCGGCGATCTGGTGTTCGACACCGTCATCAGCCGCACCGTGCGCTTCCCCGAGACCAGTGTCGCCGGCGAGCCCATCACCACCTGGGCACCGAAATCCGTTGGTGCACAGGCATATCGATCGCTGGCCCGCGAGGTCATCGACCGCTTCGGCAAGTGACCGAATCGCCGGCGCCCGAAAAGGGCTTCCGTGTCAGGCTGACGAACTTCGAGGGTCCGTTCGATCTGCTGCTGCAGTTGATCTTTGCCCACCGCCTCGATGTGACCGAGGTCGCGCTGCATCAGGTCACCGACGAATTCATCGCCTACACCAGGGAGATCGGACCGAAGCTCGAACTCGACGAGACGACCACCTTTTTGGTGATTGCTGCCACACTGCTGGACCTCAAAGCCGCGCGGCTGCTGCCTGCCGGCGATGTGCACGACGAGGAGGATCTGGCGCTGCTCGAGGTGCGCGACCTGTTGTTCGCCCGGCTTCTGCAGTACCGCGCGTTCAAGCATGTCGCTGAGATGTTCGCCGAGCTGGAGGCCGCGGCGCTGCGGAGCTACCCCCGGGCGGTGACTGTCGAGGATCGCTTCGCCGACCTTCTTCCCGAGGTCATGCTGGGTGTCGATGCCGCCGCCTTCGCCGATATCGCCGCTGCGGCGTTCACTCCGCGCCCGGTTCCCACCGTGGGGACCGAGCACTTGCATGCGTCGCAGGTGTCGGTGCCGGAGCAGGCCGAGCTGCTGTTGGAGTTCCTGTCGTCGCGCGGGGCGGGGCAGTGGGCGTCGTTCAAGGAACTGGTGGCCGACTGCGAGGCGCCGATCCAGATCGTCGGACGGTTCTTGGCGCTGCTCGAACTGTATCGGGCCAGGACGGTAGCATTCGAGCAGCCAGAACCACTTGGTGTGCTCCAGGTTTCATGGACCGGCGACCGGGTTGTGAACGAAGAGCTGGTCCGAGCCGAGTGGGAAGAAGAGCAGAACCAATCATGACCGACGACGCAGCCGACATACCCGACGTGGACCTTGCGTCCGACTTGGGGTCCGATCTGGCTACTGACGTCGCTCTCCCCGAGATGGACGACGACGAACTGGTCCGTGTGCTGGAGGCGCTGTTGCTGGTCGTGGACACTCCGGTCAGTGCCGAAACGCTCGCGTCGGTGACCGAGCAGCCACTGGATCGGATCACTGCCACCGTGGAGCGGATGGCGGCAGCGTTGGCGGACCGCGACAGCGGTATCGACCTGCGCGAGGCTGGCGGTGGCTGGCGGATGTATACCCGGGCGCGGTTCGCGCCATATGTGGAGCGGCTGCTGCTGGACGGGTCGCGGTCCAAGCTCACCCGCGCGGCGTTGGAGACGCTGGCGGTGGTCGCCTACCGGCAGCCGGTGACCCGGGCCCGGGTCAGCGCAGTCCGCGGCGTCAACGTCGATGCGGTCATCCGTACGTTGGTCGCGCGCGGGCTGATCACCGAGGCGGGCACCGACGAGGACACCGGCGCGACCACGTTCGCGACCACCGAGCTGTTTCTCGAGCGGCTCGGGCTGTCGTCCCTGACCGACCTTCCCGACATCGCGCCGCTGCTTCCCGACGTCGACGTGATCGATGACCTGAGTGAAAACCTGGATGCAGAACCGCGTTTCGCCAAGCTGGCCGGCGTCTCGGCAGCCGATCCGAACGTCTCGATCGATGTGGACACCGATGCCTGAACCAGAGGGAGTACGGCTGCAGAAGATCCTGTCGCAGGCCGGAGTCGCCTCGCGACGGGTGGCCGAGCGGATGATCGTCGATGGGCGGGTGGAGGTCGACGGACGGATCGTCACTGAGTTGGGCACCCGGGTCGATCCGGCCAACGCCGACATCAGAGTCGACGGGTCACGGATCGTCGTCGACGACTCGATGATGTACCTGGCGATCAACAAGCCCGTCGGAATGCACTCGACGATGTCGGACGAGCGGGGCCGGCCGTGCG
Coding sequences within:
- a CDS encoding segregation/condensation protein A codes for the protein MTESPAPEKGFRVRLTNFEGPFDLLLQLIFAHRLDVTEVALHQVTDEFIAYTREIGPKLELDETTTFLVIAATLLDLKAARLLPAGDVHDEEDLALLEVRDLLFARLLQYRAFKHVAEMFAELEAAALRSYPRAVTVEDRFADLLPEVMLGVDAAAFADIAAAAFTPRPVPTVGTEHLHASQVSVPEQAELLLEFLSSRGAGQWASFKELVADCEAPIQIVGRFLALLELYRARTVAFEQPEPLGVLQVSWTGDRVVNEELVRAEWEEEQNQS
- the scpB gene encoding SMC-Scp complex subunit ScpB, which encodes MTDDAADIPDVDLASDLGSDLATDVALPEMDDDELVRVLEALLLVVDTPVSAETLASVTEQPLDRITATVERMAAALADRDSGIDLREAGGGWRMYTRARFAPYVERLLLDGSRSKLTRAALETLAVVAYRQPVTRARVSAVRGVNVDAVIRTLVARGLITEAGTDEDTGATTFATTELFLERLGLSSLTDLPDIAPLLPDVDVIDDLSENLDAEPRFAKLAGVSAADPNVSIDVDTDA
- the xerD gene encoding site-specific tyrosine recombinase XerD; the protein is MTTFSADIPGRSAPSLRTDIPGRSAPALRTALDDQLQGYLDHLTIERGVAANTISSYRRDLRRYVEHLSSRGIDDLTNVSENDVSEFLVALRRGDPDTGATPLSAVSAARALIAVRGFHRFAAAEGIIGIDVARAVKPPTPSRRLPKSLTLDEVLALLEGAGGDSPSDGPLTLRNRALLELLYSTGARISEAVGLDVDDVDTEARSVLLRGKGGKQRLVPVGRPAIAALDAYLVRGRPDLARRGRGTPKIFLNARGGPLSRQSAWQVLQDAAERAGISSAVSPHTLRHSFATHLLDGGADVRVVQELLGHASVTTTQIYTLVTVHALREVWAGAHPRA
- a CDS encoding NUDIX domain-containing protein translates to MADHDFETVSSETAYRGNILALRVDQVRMPGGNIAKREVVEHYGAVAVVAVDEAGRVAMIYQYRHPIGRRLWELPAGLLDEPGEDPTEAAARELREETGLTAERWDVLVDLMSSPGFSDEALRVYLARILTDVGRPEGHDEEADMEVHWVHITDAVQQVLSGDIVNSTAVAGILAAHAVIIDGKPTRPFDVPFPDRPTAFAAGKARS
- a CDS encoding ParA family protein, translating into MTDEADEATPIGLTGRPPRHIPEPQPLTSHGPATVISMCNQKGGVGKTTSTINLGAALAEYGRRVLLVDLDPQGALSAGLGVPHYELTHTVHNLMIEPRVSIDEVLINTRVKNLDLVPSNIDLSAAEIQLVNEVGREQTLARALHPVLDRYDYVLIDCQPSLGLLTVNALACSDAVVIPTECEYFSLRGLALLTDTVDKVRERLNPRLTISGILITRFDNRTVNAREVMARVLERFGDLVFDTVISRTVRFPETSVAGEPITTWAPKSVGAQAYRSLAREVIDRFGK